From a region of the Vicia villosa cultivar HV-30 ecotype Madison, WI unplaced genomic scaffold, Vvil1.0 ctg.000374F_1_1, whole genome shotgun sequence genome:
- the LOC131627613 gene encoding uncharacterized protein LOC131627613 yields the protein MAPPMKTGRRNLSYTFPNLNLDSLECLAKKITPDESTKFREKYGYILSLLKMPFTKYEQEGVHTLLQFYNPSLRCFTFPDYLLVPTLEEYSLFLGVPVKKEEVPYYGTMEAPTSIEISKALYLSKSVVEANLSKKGGCLGFRMEFLVQKACDAVEGKEWDTFRAILALSIYGIMMFSNVANFVDMNAIHTFILQNPVPTLLGDVYHSVHHKNSQKGGFVRCCAPLLYRWFRSHLPERGAFVDNRHTSKWAERIMGLRAKDIVWYNRALDDMEVIMSCGKFNNVPLMGLRGGINYNPILARIIFGYAFVSPPEQTEIAETIFYHSATDNGKMAEAMQAWSSICWQDKKHFG from the coding sequence aTGGCTCCACCAATGAAGACTGGTAGGCGCAACCTCTCCTATACATTCCCAAATCTGAATCTGGATTCTCTTGAGTGTTTAGCAAAGAAGATTACGCCAGATGAGTCAACCAAGTTCCGAGAAAAATATGGGTATATTCTGAGCCTTCTCAAGATGCCATTCACCAAGTACGAGCAGGAAGGAGTTCATACCCTGCTTCAGTTCTACAATCCTTCTCTTCGCTGCTTCACGTTCCCCGACTACCTCTTGGTTCCTACATTAGAGGAGTATTCTCTTTTCCTCGGTGTTCcggtcaaaaaagaagaagtgccGTACTATGGCACCATGGAGGCCCCTACGTCCATCGAAATttctaaggctctttatttgagcaagtcagtCGTGGAAGCAAATCTCTCCAAAAAGGGGGGATGTCTTGGTTTTCGTATGGAGTTTCTAGTTCAAAAGGCTTGTGATGCTGTTGAGGGAAAAGAATGGGACACATTTAGGGCTATCCTGGCTCTAAGTATCTATGGTATCATGATGTTCTCAAATGTGGCTAACTTTGTTGACATGAACgcaattcatacattcattctGCAAAACCCGGTTCCTACGcttttgggggatgtttatcactcCGTTCATCACAAGAATAGTCAAAAGGGAGGTTTTGTTAGATGTTGTGCTCCGTTGTTATATCGTTGGTTCAGATCACATTTGCCTGAGCGTGGCGCTTTCGTTGATAATAGGCACACATCTAAATGGGCTGAGAGGATTATGGGGCTGAGGGCCAAAGATATTGTCTGGTACAATAGAGCTTTAGATGACATGGAAGTTATTATGAGTTGCGGAAAGTTCAATAATGTACCTCTCATGGGTCTTAGAGGTGGAATCAATTATAATCCCATCTTGGCTAGGATAATATTTGGATACGCTTTTGTAAGTCCTCCTGAGCAAACAGAGATTGCTGAGACTATTTTCTATCATTCGGCCACCGACAATGGGAAAATGGCAGAAGCGATGCAAGCTTGGAGCAGTATTTGTTGGCAAGATAAGAAACATTTTGGCTAG
- the LOC131627615 gene encoding uncharacterized protein LOC131627615 yields the protein MDQLRDDLFQMRTQVNAQMAQFMEVMQGMADHQEELRIRMDTVAQVVADPPQRNSADIRVNGEPVNGGPGVIPPASNQGNPRGPPQPTPEGQTTQQIRRAAAIPVLEEDRHEDLFPESEWGLPHDAGRIFRGLEERMRVMEGQGLGMDISDLGLVPGVRVPPKFKVPDFEKYKGNTCPKTHVRAYYRKMHLQNLSQKTNESFKEYARKWRELAARVQPPMLEREMMDMFTNTLEDQYYSACSASSSFAELVMIGERIESGIKAGRIQNPSVASSSSGAGGKKPYNGFSKKREGETSAAYYGKAKGHTYQQVAAMTIPNAPLQQQQQQQQRYPPRQYQQKPRAPRNFDPIPMTYAQLLAHLLHRELVQLRTMGPPPAKLPPNYDANAHCDFHSGAAGHDIEHCIGFMHKVQDLIDSKAIEFTPTQGPNVVQNPMPPHGTHAANAIEVVEDARLVKDVTELGSLLPLLKIELLRMGLYSGCGELCTDCMAISSVCDKVKSGIQQLIDNGYLQFEHVRHPELVKNEVNVVSIPYTPAKIPVPARAPPLVITLPGPVPYTSERAIPWNYGAEVFYQGTKHEIEIPVEKKDVDNVVGIGRLTRSGRIFNPPQNTRDDNIEALAQAKGKRVVEDTVDQGQSSNSEDTVAKEMEEFLKIIKKSEYKVVDQLSQTQSKISILQLLLCSETHRNALLRLLSAAFVPPEISVNQLEGVVSNINAGNGLGFTDADLPSEGRNHNRALHISVECKGTMLSRVLVDTGSSLNVLPKSSLMRLDYSGVEIRPSELTLSPRTPMDPCCWGRDFHIASETQIHDSRKDSHNMWGGRIRGKPSCVLQLKAPMSSLKEAKAVVESGHPEGWGRVLDLPIKQDKCGIGYQLGQSSSNEAPKKPETFVPIKFSSAGIVKYHICAADDDMDSDYDIEEWIKSCVPRQKLLNWSSEDIISIDFDQE from the exons ATGGATCAGTTAAGGGATGATCTTTTCCAGATGAGAACTCAGGTTAATGCTCAGATGGCTCAGTTCATGGAAGTCATGCAAGGCATGGCTGACCACCAAGAAGAGCTCAGAATCAGGATGGACACAGTTGCTCAGGTTGTTGCGGACCCCCCGCAAAGAAATTCTGCTGATATTCGTGTCAATGGTGAACCTGTGAACGGAGGACCTGGTGTAATTCCTCCTGCTTCTAATCAAGGTAATCCCCGTGGGCCTCCCCAGCCTACTCCTGAAGGACAAACCACACAACAAATCAGAAGGGCTGCTGCTATCCCCGTGTTGGAAGAGGATCGACACGAAGACTTGTTTCCTGAAAGTGAATGGGGACTTCCACATGATGCTGGAAGGATTTTTAGAGgtctggaggaaaggatgagggtAATGGAAGGCCAAGGACTTGGTATGGACATCAGTGATTTGGGATTAGTTCCTGGCGTCCGTGTGCCACCGAAGTTCAAGGTACCtgattttgagaaatacaaggggaatACTTGTCCTAAGACACATGTCCGAGCTTACTATCGCAAAATGCAT TTACAGAACCTATCCCAGAAGACTAATGagtccttcaaggaatatgcgcgGAAATGGCGCGAGTTGGCGGCTAGAGTCCAACCACCTATGCTGGAAAGAGAGATGATGGATATGTTCACCAATACTTTGGAAGACCAATATTACTCCGCCTGCTCTGCATCCTCGAGCTTCGCCGAGTTGGTCATGATCGGTGAACGTATTGAAAGTGGGATTAAGGCTGGTAGAATACAGAATCCAAGTGTTGCTAGTTCCTCCTCTGGGGCAGGGGGGAAGAAACCATATAACGGATTTTCTAAGAAAAGAGAGGGTGAAACAAGTGCTGCTTACTATGGTAAAGCCAAAGGCCATACTTATCAACAAGTAGCCGCTATGACCATACCGAATGCTcctcttcaacaacaacaacaacaacagcagagGTATCCTCCGCGTCAGTATCAGCAAAAGCCGAGAGCACCAAGAAATTTTGATCCCATACCTATGACATATGCACAACTACTTGCTCATCTTTTACATCGTGAGTTGGTGCAACTTCGTACCATGGGCCCTCCACCTGCTAAGCTCCCTCCTAACTATGATGCTAATGCTCACTGTGATTTTCATTCTGGGGCTGCTGGTCATGATATTGAACATTGCATTGGATTCATGCATAAAGTACAAGATCTGATTGATTCAAAGGCTATTGAGTTCACCCCTACTCAAGGGCCTAACGTTGTTCAGAACCCTATGCCTCCCCATGGAACTCATGCTGCAAATGCCATCGAGGTTGTTGAAGACGCTCGCTTGGTCAAGGATGTGACCGAATTGGGCTCTCTGTTGCCATTATTGAAGATAGAATTATTGAGGATGGGTCTATACTCTGGTTGTGGAGAATTATGTACTGATTGCATGGCCATTTCCTCAGTTTGTGACAAGGTGAAAAGTGGGATTCAACAGTTGATAGATAATGGGTATCTACAGTTTGAGCATGTGCGACATCCTGAATTAGTCAAGAATGAGGTCAATGTGGTATCCATCCCGTATACTCCTGCTAAGATTCCAGTTCCTGCCAGAGCACCGCCTTTGGTCATTACATTGCCTGGTCCCGTCCCGTATACTAGTGAAAGAGCAATCCCATGGAATTATGGGGCAGAAGTTTTCTACCAAGGGACCAAGCATGAGATCGAAATTCCAGTTGAGAAAAAAGATGTGGACAATGTTGTTGGCATTGGGCGGCTGACAAGGAGTGGTCGTATTTTCAATCCTCCCCAGAATACTCGCGATGATAATATAGAAGCTCTAGCTCAAGCAAAAGGGAAAAGAGTGGTAGAAGATACAGTGGATCAGGGGCAAAGCTCTAACTCTGAAGACACTGTGGccaaagagatggaagagttcctaaAGATCATCAAGAAAAGTGAGTATAAAGTGGTTGACCAACTGAGTCAAACTCAATCAAAGATTTCGATTTTGCAGTTGCTCTTGTGTTCGGAGACACATCGAAATGCTTTGTTGAGACTTCTAAGTGCTGCCTTCGTCCCTCCGGAAATCTCAGTGAATCAACTTGAAGGAGTGGTGTCAAACATCAATGCTGGTAATGGATTGGGATTCACCGATGCAGACTTGCCTTCTGAAGGTAGAAACCACAATAGAGCTTTGCATATATCAGTGGAGTGTAAAGGGACTATGTTATCACGTGTTCTCGTGGATACTGGATCTTCTTTGAATGTATTACCGAAATCGTCTTTGATGAGGCTAGATTATTCTGGCGTTGAGATAAGGCCGAGTGAATTGACG TTGTCTCctaggacgcccatggatccatgctgctggggccgtgACTTCCATATTGCATCAGAAACTCAAATTCACGACTCAAGGAAAGATAGTCACAATATGTGGGGAGGAAGAATACGTGGTAAGCCATCTTGCGTCCTTCAG TTGAAGGCTCCCATGTCTTCACTAAAGGAAGCTAAAGCTGTGGTTGAATCTGGTCATCCTGAAGGATGGGGCCGAGTATTGGATTTACCAATCAAGCAGGATAAATGTGGGATTGGATATCAGTTGGGTCAGAGTTCATCTAATGAGGCCCCCAAGAAGCCCGAAACCTTCGTTCCGATCAAGTTCTCTAGTGCTGGCATCGTCAAATATCATATCTGTGCTGCTGATGATGATATGGATAGCGATTATGACATTGAAGAATGGATCAAGTCGTGTGTCCCAAGACAGAAGCTTCTCAACTGGTCGTCCGAGGACATCATCTCAATTGATTTTGATCAAGAGTAa